Genomic segment of Mercurialis annua linkage group LG6, ddMerAnnu1.2, whole genome shotgun sequence:
AAAAATTGTTATACTGGTGTCAAATATACCTACAACTCCTTATGAATATGATTTAAATCTTCAAATAACAATATAAATCATCCGAAAATGGTGATGTTTTAATGCTCTAAAAATGTTGTGGGTATATTATTTCTCTAGAATTAGAATATCTTTTAAAGTTTATAAGGTAAATTTTCAAACACATGAAATATTGATTCATTTTCATATGTTCCCAATGAAGAACATAACACGAAATAGctcatatatttatatgtagTTATAATAAACTTTTAACATAGTCTTGTAGAAATTTAAATTCGAAACTTATACAATTCCGCGAGAACGATAATACCAATTAATAAAACTTAAGCTGTAATAACCAATAAACGACATTATAACGAGATGAGTTAGATCAAGTGGTAAGAACGCCTCATCCATCTTTATTCTTTTTAACTTAAGCACTTCCATTGCATAATGTTTCatacataataatataatatcatTGTGACCACAAATCGTAGCACACAATTAAAGAATCAACCGAAGTAAAAGCCATTGACAGTGACTCCTCCATCAATACAAATTGTTTGACCAGTAATGTAAGAGGCAGCTGGTAGGCATAAAAATGCTACCAGTCCTGAAACCTCCTCTGGTTTTCCGGCTCGTCCCATCGGAGTTCTAGTTTTTATAGTCTCCGACATCTTCTCATCCTGTAAATACTGCAatgtacaatttttttaattagaactTAAACAAcatgtaaacgtttcgctagttttttttagtgattaaaacctaattaaaataggGCATTTGTATTATAATTTCCAATTGTTGAATGTTTATGGCAATTTAAACATAACATTTAAAAGGcatcttatattttatttttggcttaatcaccagaaaaccccccaccttttagccccttctCAAATGCAcactgacgttgcaattttgtcagttacaCCCTAATTcacacctttggttttcaattccaccctcaagtactaaattgatctctttttcatttaaaaaaagttaaaataaatcatccattattaactttttatgtggaaaagagttcaaacgagtatttttaagtatttttatgaattttttccgagtgaaaaaggtccaatttgattttatgggtggaattgaaacccaaaagTGCGAATTAGGATGCaattgataaaattgcaacgtcagggtgcaactaaaaaggggctaaaaggtgatggtttttttggtgattaagtttttatttttttacatttgaCATCCTATAGCCCATTGCCATTTTTCGGCTATTTGAGGTCCATGTGGCGAAATGGATCAAAAACCGCAAATGCCAACTCAACTGCGCCTAGGGGTGAGAAGAAACCGAAccagaccgaaaaaccgaaccgaaccgaaccaaaatttgttatttggttcggtttttcggtcaaaacggtttggttcggtgtCAGATATGAAAAAGTGTGGAGATCGgtctttggttcggtttgaggTTGTCccaaaccgaaataaccgaaaaACCGATAACACCGAATGAGGTCTGATTcagttcatttttttatcaaggaGTAACCTAATACTATGCCGTttcaatattatatataatccTCCTTAATATTGTGAACCCTATCTCtcatttcttttttctctctcttgcGGCACTCTCTTATTCTTCTTCTCTCCTTATTCCTTTTGTTTTTCACCATTGAAAACCCTAATTTCCAATTGATTTCTTAAATCTCTAACTAATACCTTTTAATTTAACACTCCACTTAATCATACAATTTCCCTCAACGTTTAGCGTGGCGATTCAAAGGAAGGCCATCATTTTCGCTTCTTCGAATCtgtcaatttttttcataaatggATATTTGCTTGAAatccttttaaaaaaagtaagtgtttaatcaaatttatttctttttattttgatattttgttattattggtataattttggaactgcatgtttcattttctttattcactttaattttttcctaattcattttttttctttatatcgACAGATCTACACCTCTAAACAAGATCAATTTGCTGATGATCCCTTTAATTTCTTGATGCTTCTGTTGAATTAGACTTGTCAATTTTTTGTATTcatctctttttaattttttgttagtaatgagttataattttaattttgtgtcTGTAATTTATATTAAGATTTGTAAAGTATGgggtatgaattttttttatggagTGTGAATTTCTGTATTCgttttttagtttataaatttatgggTTTTACTTCTAAGACTTATGTTTAATTTTAGATCGAAAATGATGCTTTTCAAAAAGTAAAAACCGAATTCAaaaaccgaaaccgaaccgaaccgaccgaaaattTCGGTCAAAAAAAATTTCGGTTTTTGGTGAAAAATATTACGGTTCGGTTTACCATTTAAAAACTTTGGCACCGGTCGGTTTTGGTCGATtcagaaccgaaccgaaccgaaccgaccgatgcacacccctaaCTGCGCCTTGTCATCcatatttaaagtttttattttaaattcaggccattcacttttttaacgatttaagcacattattttaaatttgacaatTCACAGTCTAATCTTATTTGCCACATAGACTTCCAATAGCTGAAAATGGGCAATAGACCACACAATAAAAAGATGAGATGTCAAATGCGACATTTTAAATAATGTGTTTAAATCatacaaacattaagaatgagaattttttaaaaaataacgtttttaaatatcataaaatatacAGTTTACTATGATAATTATGCCAAACAGGGATTTAAAAGCTGAAGAAAAAAATTCTTACAGGTTCAGCAAGTGGGGTTGCGATGAAAGCAGGTGCAATACAGTTAATTCTTATATTGTCTTTTGCCCACTCGCATGCCAAGTTCTTCGTCAGCTGAACTATTGCCCCTGCAAATGTATTTACAaatcaattttataaacttaccaattttaatttttaaaacacttattAAATGTTAggtgttaattatttttgtaattaacaaaatatagtATCATTTCTGGccaattatcaatttttaaaatattacgttTTGGTAATCAAACTTTGATTTTACCAATAACATAgatcaataaataaattcaagcgaAAAATTACTTAATTGTCCGATGAAAAAAGTGTACACTTTCTTAATTTGTCATTTCATTTAGAAgtatatataatttgataaccTTAGAGCAAATAAATTATGACGAATATTCTATTTCTATTGTCCACATAAGTAAAAATTCACTGAAAATCTCTTACTAACATGCCACTGTTGTTAAAATTTGGCTACTAAAaactacaaaaatttaaaaatccgtAACTAAAACACTATAGTTTGATAACTACATAAACTTTTAACCATTAAATGTTTATTAGTTTTAGTGTCTAATAATAGCACATAAACTAAAATGAAATTGatactatatcatttttcaatgatattattttgttaatataaaattaactcaattattataacttataataacaataatttaaatCAATGATAAAAGTTCAATTCAACTATATCGCAAgtcataattataataaaaaatttataattatattttatacgTAAACTAAATCTATCTAAAATTTTATCGTTCGGGAAAAATGACCTTTAGTAGCTCCATAGATGGATCCAACGGCCACAGACACTACTCCGGCAACAGAGGACATGAAAATGATGCTTCCTGCTCCTGAATTATGAAGAAGAGGATGTGCAAGCTGAGAAAAATGGTAAGCAGATTCAAGATTTGTACTCATTAAAAATGAGTAGTCTTCTGCTGTAAATTCCAGGGTTGGTTTTTTAATGTTCGTTCCCACATTATTTATCTGAAACCAAATAAAAGAGAgttaaaataagttttttttttaatgaatcaaAATAAGTTACTTGCATATAAAAACTCATGAATCATATatactttataatttaattattaatttttttttatctttttgatttttttgggtTTGTGGCCTAGACTACTTTTTAGTTTTCGGTTTCAAATTATAACAATTTGG
This window contains:
- the LOC130014554 gene encoding tropinone reductase homolog At1g07440-like; amino-acid sequence: MDKVISGHQKRWSLHGKTALVTGGTKGLGYAIVEELAGFGATVHTCSRNEAELKECLDDWKMKGFQVTGSVCDVTSRSQRERLIETVSSQFDAKLDILINNVGTNIKKPTLEFTAEDYSFLMSTNLESAYHFSQLAHPLLHNSGAGSIIFMSSVAGVVSVAVGSIYGATKGAIVQLTKNLACEWAKDNIRINCIAPAFIATPLAEPYLQDEKMSETIKTRTPMGRAGKPEEVSGLVAFLCLPAASYITGQTICIDGGVTVNGFYFG